The genomic interval GAGCGCCCTGACCGAGCTCAGCGACCGTGACCTCGCCGACCTCGTATCGCTGCGGAGGCCCGCATGAGCCCGCGCCCGACCACCGGCCCGGCCGCCCGGAGATCGGCCCCCCGCGCCCGGCCCGGCCCGGACGATCTGCGGCGCACCTTCGAGGCGGTGCCCGCCCGCACCTCCGCCGAGGGCGAGCCCTTCGCGGGCAGTTGGTGGGGCCGGGCCTGGGTGGACGCTGTGGAATCGCTGTCGATGGACGAGGCCCGCCTCGCCCGCGGCCGTGCGTACGCCGACGACGGCAAGGTCGCCGCGATCACCGTCACCCCCGGGCGGGTCGTCGCCTATGTGCACGGCAGCCGGGCCCGCCCCTACCGCGCCGAACTGCGGCTGCGCACCTTCACCGACCCCGGCTGGGAGACCCTGCTCGACGCGGTCGCCGCCCACCCGGGCCATCTGTCCGCGCTGCTGGCCAAGGAGATGCCGCACTCCCTGGCGCACACCGCCGAGGAGGCCGGTGTCCGGCTGCTGCCCGCCGCCGACGACCTCGACCCCAGCTGCACCTGCCCCGACCACGGGCGGCCCTGCAAGCACGTCGCCGCCCTCTGCTTCCAGACGGCCCTGCTGCTCGACAGCGACCCGTTCGTCCTGCTGCTGATGCGGGGCCGGGGCGAGCGCGAGCTGCTGGACGAGCTGGGCCGGCGCAACGCCGAACACTCCGCCCGTGAGCGCCCCGCCGCTCCCGCCGTCCCGTCGGTCGGGGCCCGGGAGGCCTTCGCCGCCCGCTTCCTGCCGCCGCTCCCGGCGCCCCTGCCCGTACCGCCGCATCCCGGCCAGCCACCGTCGTATCCGGATCTGCCCGGCGCCCGCGACCCGTTGGGCCTGGACCACCTCGCCACCGACGCCGCCGCCCGCGCCCACGCCCTGCTGACCACGGGCCGTGATCCGCTGGCCGGGCTCACCCCGTGGCAGGATGCGGTCCGCCTCGCCGCCGCCCGGCCGACCGCCGGGCTCACCGCCACCACCCGCGCGCTCTACCGGGAGCTGGCCTACGCCACCGGCCGCACCACCACCGACCTGGCCCGCGCCGTCGCCGCCTGGCGGCAGGGCGGTGCCGAGGGCCTCGCGGTCCTGGAGACGCCCTGGGACCCGCCGGCCGGCCCTTTCGACCGGGCCAGGCCCGCGCTCGCCGCCGCCGACTTCCCGCGCTTCGCACCCTGGCGCAACCACCTCACCCACCCCGACGGTTCGCTCCAGCTCCGCTTCGGCCACGACCACCGGTGGTACGGCTACGAATCCGATCCCGGCGCCGACGACTGGTGGCCGCGCGCCGCCCCGGACCCCGACCCGGTGGCCGCCCTGGAGGCCCTGCTGGCCGGCGACTCCGTCCCCGACGCCTCCGGGACCGACGACCCGTCGTACGTACGGTAAAACCCTTGGCCAGGGGAGACTCGCCCCTGTTAGCGTCCACGACGTGGCGAAACTCAATCAGATCATCGCAGTGGAGAAGGGCGTCAAGTCCAAGGCACACCAGGACCTGACGGCGGCTCATCACGGCCTCCAGAAGACCGGACTGCTGGCCGGGATCTCCCGGACCTACCAGCCCAAGGACGAGGAGGGCGAACAGCTTCCGCCCGAGTCGACGCTCGTCCAGGTCAAGGCCGAGGACGTGCTGCGGGACACCGCGGTCACCCTGACCCGGCTCTTCGATGTGACCGCCACGAAGGACTGGGCGAACTGCTCGGCCAGGGCCGATGTGTCGGTCGACGGCCGGGTGCTGGTGAGCGAGGTGCCGGTGTCGTATCTGCTCTTCCTGGAGAAGCAGCTGACCGACCTCAACACCTTCGTCCGCAAGCTGCCCGTGCTGGACGCCGCCGAGGCCTGGGTGCAGGACCCCTCGACGGACTCCTGGAAGACCGAGCCGGTCCGCACGGTCCGCACGAAGAAGGTGCCCCGCAACCACGTGAAGGCGGAGGCCACCGAGAAGCACCCGGCGCAGGTCGAGGTGTACTACGAGGACATTCCGATCGGGTACTGGACGACGGTCAAGTTCTCCGGGGCGCTTCCGGCGCGACGCGTCAACGAACTGCTGGACCGGATCGAGAAGCTCCAGCAGGCCGTGAAGTTCGCCCGCGAGGAGGCCAACGGCGCAGACGTCACCGACCAGCGGGTGGGTGATGCGGTATTCGGTTACCTCTTCGGGTGACCGACCATGGATTCCCCGGGCGCCGCTCAAGGCGGCCGGGGTGCGCGAGGAGCGCAAGCTGAAACTGAGGCTTGTCGTGAAGGCGCGGTTCCAGTGGAGGTTCAACTCCTCCCTCCGGCACGGGCCGGAGTAGCCCAAGCAGGCAGAGGCAGACCGCCGTCAATCTCAGACTATTGCTCCAGACTCAGCATTCGCCGCCGATCGCCGGATCGAACGGGCCCGGGCCCGCGCGCGTCGAAATGCCGGTTCAAGTCCGGCCCGCAGAGCTTCGATCTGCGGTGGTCCAAAGGCAGGACGCGACGACATCAGACTGACCCGGATCCTTAAACGTGCCGGCGTGCCCGATGGGCGGCACACTCAGGGCCCGGAGGCCGGCTACGCCTCCGGGCCCGCTCCCGTTCCCGGGCGGCGGGGGAGACCCGGAGCCGACCACGGGGCCGCGGGACCCGCAGGGCACAATGCAGGACGTGCGAGGTGCAGACGTGCAAGGTGCAGGGGACGTGCAGGGCTCAGGGGACGCGCAGTCCACAGCCGCCCGGCTGCGGGCGATCTGTGACGAGGTGTCGGACCGCTTCTACGAGCGGGCCGACGTGGTGCGCACGCTCGTGGTGGCGCTGCTGGCCGGGCAGCACTCGCTGGTGCTCGGCCCGCCCGGAACGGCGAAGTCCGAGATCGCCCGGGAGCTCACCGGCAGGGTCGAGGGGGCCGCCTACTGGGAGATCCTCCTGTCGAAGTTCACCGCGCCGACGAGAATGTTCGGTCCCGTCGACGTCGCCGCGCTGGCCAGCGGGGAGTACCGCCAGGTGTACGAGGGCCGTGCCACGACCGCGCACGTCGCGTTCATCGACGAGATCTTCAAGTGCTCGACGGCGGCGCTGAACGAGACCCTGGGCTACCTCAACGAGCGGATCTACCACCCCGAGAGCGGCGGCGAACCGATTCGCTGCCCGCTGATCGGCGCCATCACGGCGAGCAACGAACTGCCGACCGGGGAGGACACGGCCGCGATCTACGACCGGCTGCTGGTGCGGATCGAGGTCGGATACCTGGCGGACCCGTCGAACTTCGCCGCGCTGGTCCGCTCCGCCGTCAGCCGCCCGGCGGCCCCGGTCCGTACCACCGTCGGACTGACCGCGTTGCAGCACGCGGTGACCGGATCCGTCCCGGCCGTGGACGTCCCCGACGCCATCGTGGACGCCGTGTGCGCGCTGCGGGCGGCCCTGCGCCGCAAGGAGCTCGTCGCCTCCGACCGCCGCTGGCGGCAGGCGGTGCGGCTGCTCCAGGCGTCCGCGTACCTCGACGGCCGCCCGGCGGTCGCCGAGACCGACCTGACCGTGCTCACCCACGTGCTGTGGGACTCCCCGGCCCAGCGCCCCACCGTCGAGCGTGAGGTGCTGCACCTGGTCAACCCCGACGCCAAGGAGGCGCTCGACCTGGCCGACGCCCTCGACGAGCTGGAGGCCCAGCTCGACGCCATGGCGGGGCAGTCCCGCGAGGCGCTCAGCGACTGGGTCATCAAGAAGGCCCACAACAAACTCGCCACGGCGGGCAAGCGGCTGGAGAAACTGCGTGCCGAGGCGGCGGGCGCCGGCCGCTCCACCGCCGCCATCGACCGGGTCACCGGCCGTCAGCGCGCCGTCCGCGCCCGCGTCCTCACCGAGGCGCTCGGCATGGACGCGAGCATGGTCCAGGACCGGCTCTGACCGCCGGGAGGAACAGCGGCGCCGGCAGGGCGCCGTCCGCGCTCGACGCACTGGCGGGCCGGGCCCGGACGTGGCTGGGCCACTCCACGGCCGAGCGGAGCACCGGGGCCGTCGTCGCGGACCGGTTCGAACGGTTCACCTGGCGCGACACCTGCGAACAGTCCGAAGGACTGCGCGAGCTGGCCCAGGAGCTGGGCGAGCGCCACGGCCACGCCGCCGACCTCCTGGCCGATGTGTTCCTGGCCGCCTACAAGGCCGGCCTCCGACTGCGCGAGCGGACGGAGATGGCACCCTCGCGGCTGGTCAACCACCAGATCGTCACCGCACTGGTGGAGTCACCGGACTTCACCGCACTGCGCCGGGAAACCGTCGGCGACCCCTACGCCGCCGCCATGGCCGTCCTCGCCCAGTCCGGCGCCCTGCGCAGGATGCTGGAGCGCGCCCAGGACGCCCAGGGGCGGGCCGAGCGGGCGGCGAAGGCCCTCCAGGACGCCGACAGCGCTGCGACCGCCGTGGCCGAGGCGCTCCAGCGCGCCGCCGAAGAGGCCGATGAGGACGGCGGCGTACCGGCCTCGACCGCCGACGCCGTCCATCGGGCGATCGAGGCCGCCGAGGCGACCGGAACCGCCGCGCGAGTGGCCGCCCGGGCTGCCGAGCAGGGCGCCGCCGCCGTCCCCGGCCTCCGCACCGCCGCGCACCACGCGGCGGCGAAGGCCGCCGAGGCCGCCCGGGAGGAGGCCGTGCTGATGCGGGCCTGGGGTGTGGGCCCCGGCGAGCTGGAGCGGATGCCGTACGCGCGCCGCGCCCGGCTCGCCGAGAGGCTGCGCGCCGGTCGTCTCGCCCGATGGGCCGAACTGATCGGCCGCTTCCGGCAGATGGCCGACGGCGAGCGGGCCCGCAAGGTGGAGAGCACCGCCGGTGAGTTGGTCGGCGTCACGCTCGGCGACGACCTCTCCCGCCTGATCCCCTCCGAGCTGGCCAACCTCGGGCTGCCCGAACTGCGTGCCGTCTTCGCCGCGCGGTACGCCGCCGGGGAGCTGATGCTCTACGACAGCCGGGGCGAGCAGCCGACGGGGCGGGGCGCCGTCATCGCGTGCGTGGACACCTCCCACTCGATGTACGCGGCGGGGCCCGGAGGAGTCACGCGGGAGGCGTGGTCCAAGGCGTGCGCCCTGGCGCTGCTGGACCAGGCCCGCCATGCCGGGCGCGACTTCGTCGGCATCCTGTTCTCCGCCGAGGACAGGATCCAGGTCTTCCGCTTCCCGGCCGGCCGGCCCGCCGGCATCGAGCGGGTGCTCGACTTCGCGGAGACCTTCCTCGGCGGCGGCACCAGCTACCAGACGCCCCTGACCGCGGCCCGCGAACTGCTGGAGGAGGAGTTCGACGACGCCGCCACCACGCGCGGGGACATCGTGATGATCACCGACGACGAATGCGGCGTCACCGAGGAGTGGATGCGAGGCTGGAACGATGCCAGGCGGGTGCTGGGCTTCCGCGTCTTCGGCCTCGCCGTCGGCGCCCCCGGCGCCGCCGAGGCCGGTTCGGTCCTGGACGCGCTGTGCGACAACCTCCGCTCCATCGAGGACCTCACCGACGTCCACGCCGCCGCGGATCTCTTCCGCCTCATCTGACCCCCGGCCGGATCCGCCGCACCCGGCCCTCGGCCGGATCCGCTTCACCCGACCCCGGCCGGACGGGGCGCGCGCATCACTGCCGGTATTCACTGCCGGTACCCGCTCAGGAAGCGGCCGATGCGGCTGATCGCCGCGTCGAGGTCGTCGGCGTACGGGAGGGTGAGGATGCGGAAGTGGTCCGGGCGCGGCCAGCTGAAGCCGGTGCCCTGCACCACCTGGATCTTCTCCCGCAGCAGCAGGTCCAGCACGAACTTCTCGTCGTCGACGATGCGGTGCACCTTCGGATCGATGCGCGGGAAGGCGTACAGCGCGCCTTTCGGCTTCACGCACGAGACGCCGGGGATCTCGTTCAGCCGCTCCCAGGCCCGGTCGCGCTGCTCGTGCAGCCTCCCGCCGGGCGCGACCAGCTCCCGGATCGACTGCCGTCCGCCGAGGGCGGCCTGAATGGCGTACTGAGCCGGGGCGTTGGGACACAGGCGCATGGAGGCCAGCATGGTGAGGCCCTCCAGGTAGTTGCGGGCGTGCTGCCGGGGACCGGACACCACCATCCAGCCGGACCGGAAGCCGGCCACCCGGTACGTCTTCGACAGACCGCTGAAGGTGAGGCAGACCAGGTCGGGGGCGAGGACCGCCGCGCTGTGGTGCTCGGCCCCGTCGTACAGGATCTGGTCGTAGATCTCGTCGGCGAACACCATCAGCCCGTGCCGCCTGGCCAGATCGAGGATGCCTTCGAGGATCTCGCGCGGATAGACCGCGCCGGTGGGGTTGTTCGGGTTGATGATCACGACGGCCCTGGTCCGGTCGGTGATCTTCGCGGCCATGTCGGCGAGATCCGGATTCCAGTCGGACTCCTCGTCGCAGACGTAGTGCACGGCCTTGCCGCCCGCGAGCGTGGTCACCGCCGTCCACAGGGGGAAGTCCGGGGCCGGGATCAGCACCTCGTCGCCGTCCTCCAGCAGCGCCTGCACCGCCATGGAGATCAGTTCGGAGACCCCGTTGCCGAGGAACACGTCGTCCACGCCGACCTCGGTCAGCCCCATGGCCTGGTAGCGCTGGACCACCGCCCGCCGGGCCGAGAGGATGCCGCGCGAATCGGTGTATCCGTGCGCCTGCGGCAGCATCCGGATCATGTCCTGGACGATCTCCTCGGGGGCCTCGAAACCGAAGAGCGCGGGATTGCCCGTGTTGAGCCGGAGCACGCTGTGGCCCGCCTCCTCCAGGGCGTTGGCGTGCTCGATGACCGGGCCCCGGATCTCGTAGCAGACCTCGTTGAGCTTGCTGGACTGCCGGAACTCCATGCGCTGCCTCCCGAGCCGAATTGCGATACTTGGTTTTACCAAGCTTCAGCTTGGAAAGTCCAACAACATGTCTAGACTGCGTCGCATGCCACGTCAGCAGCAGCCAGCAGCACGCCCCGTCCGTCGCCGGAGCTACGACCAGTTCGACGCCACCGCCCGCGCCCTCGACTCCGTCGGCGACCGGTGGACGCTGCTGATCGTCCGTGAACTGCTGGGCGGGCCGCGCCGGTACACGGACCTGCACGCCGACCTGCCCGGCGTCAGCACGGACGTGCTGGCCTCCCGGCTCAAGGACATGGAGCAGACCGGACTGGCCCTGCGCCGCAAGCTGCCGCCCCCGTCGGCCGCGACGGTCTACGAGCTGACCGCGCGGGGCCACGGCCTGCTGCCCGTCCTCGCCGCCCTCGCCGGGTGGGGGGCGCCGGCCCTCGCCGAGCGCCGTCCCACGGACGCGGTGCGCGCCCACTGGTTCGCCCTGCCCCTGCTCGGCGCCCTCGCCGGGCTCACCCGGGCGGGCGTTCTCGAAGTCCGGCTGGAGGAGGGCCAGTTCCACCTCCGGCTCGGTGGGGGAGCGGGAGGCGCGCTCACGGCCGCCGAAGAGGTCCCCGCGGTGTACGGCTACGGCCCCGCCGACCGCCCCGACGCCCGGATCGTCCTCGACGCCGAGGTGTGTCTGGAGCTCGCGCGGGGTGGGGCGACCCTCGCGGAGGCGGTGAAGGACGGCCGCGTCGAGGTGATCGGCGAGGGCTCGCTCGCCGCCGAACTGCGGGGCGCCTGACCTTCCGCGCGGGCGGCCGGACCCCGCTCACGGGCGGCCGGACCTCCCTCACCCGACCGGCCCTCCGCCGGTGCGGCGATGATGGGTCCGTGAGACTCGAAGCGATCACCTGGGAACGGCTGGCCGGCGAGCTGGCCCGGTACGCCGACGGGCTGTCCGCCGCCGACGGCGGGCCCTGGCTCGCGCTCGGCATCGACGGCGCGCCGGCCGCCCGCACCGGCGAGAGCGCCGAGCGCCTCGCGCGGGAGCTGCGGCTGCTCGGCCGTGCGGTGCTGGTCATCTCCACCGAGGGCTTCCTGCGCCCGGCGAGCCTGCGCTTCGAGTACGGGAAGCGGGACCCGGACGCGTACGCCGACAGCTGGTACGACACCGGGGCGCTGTGGCGCGAGGTGTTCGGGCCGCTGGAGGCCGGCGGATCCGGCCGCGTGCTGCCCGATCTGTGGGACCCCGTGACCGACCGGGCCACCCGTAGCCCGTACCACTCCCTGCCCGAGGGCGGGGTGGTCGTCGTGCACGGCCCGTTCCTGCTGGGGCACTGGTTCCCGTTCGCGCTCAGCGTCCATCTGCGGCTGTCCCCGGGGGCGCTGCGGCGCCGCACGGCGGAGCCGGAACGCTGGACCCTGCCCGCCTTCGCCCGGTACGAGGACGAGGTGGCGCCCTCGGACCGCGCGGACGTGGTGGTCCGGGCGGACGACCCGTCGCGCCCCGCCTGGTCGGGGCTGCCCGGGAGCGGGTGAACGGGGCCCGCCCCGGCACCGCCCGTCCGTCACCACCCGGCACTGCTCGTCCGTCACCACCCGGCACCGCTCGTCCGTCACCCCCGGCACCGCCCGTCCGTCACCACCCGGCACCGCCCGTCACGGGACCGGCGGCCGGCCGCCCACCGTGGCCACGGCCGCCGCCCCCGCCCGGCAGCCCTCGGCCGCAGCGGCCAGGTCGTCGGCCCCGGCCAGCAGCGCCGCGAGGAAGCCGCCGGTGAACGCGTCGCCCGCCCCCGTCGAGTCGACCGGCTCGCGCACCGGCGGAGCGGGGACGCGGCCGACGACCTCGCCCCCGGCGGCCACCACGGCTCCCCGCGCGCCCAGGGTGACGACGACGCGCGGGAACCACCGGCTCAACTCGGCCGCCGCGGCCTCCGGTCCGGGCAGCCCGGTGAGCAGGCGGGCTTCGTCCGCGTTCGGCAGCAACAGCTCCGCACCCTCCGCGAACTCCAGGAACCGCTCGGGCCCCAGCTCGCCGAGGAACCCGGCCGACGCCGGGTCCACGCTCACCGGAACGCCCCGCTCCACGGCGGTGCGCAGGGCGAGGAGGGCGGCGGCCCGGCTCACCGCGGCGAACAGGAGGTAGCCGGAGAGATGCAGCCGCCCGACACCGTCGAGCATCGTGGGCGCGAAGTCCTCGACGGTGAGCCGCAGCACCGCCCCGCCGTCGGTCAGGAACGTGCGCTCCGCCGCCGCGTCCACCAGGGCGATGACGGTCGCCGTCGGGAACGCGTCGTCCACCGCCAGGAACGCCCGCACCCCCGCCCGCTCCAGCTCCTTTCGGTGCCAGTCGGCCGACTCCGCCCCCGCCCTGGCCAGCAGCCGCACGTCCGTGCACCCCGAACGCACCGCCCAGCAGGCGACGTTGGCCCCCGCGCCGCCTGGCAGCGTACGGATCCGGGCCGCCGTGTCCGTACCGTGGGCGAGCGCCGATCCGTACCGCGCCACCACGTCCGTGACCACGTCCCCCACCACCAGCAGCCCGTCGCCCGCCGCCGGACGGTTCACCGGGCGTCCGCCGCCGCCACGGCGATCCGCGCCGCGAGCGTCACGTTTCCGCGGACGGCCGCCAGGTTCGCCTCCAGCGACGCGCCCCCGGTCCGCCGCATCAACTGGTCCAGCAGGAACGGGGTCACGCCCTGCCCCGAGACGCCCCGCCCCCGGCACGCGTCCAGCGCCTCCGCCAGCACCCGGTCGTGCAGTGCCGGATCCAACTGGTCCGTTTCCGCTACGGGGTTGGCGACGATCAGCGCGGCCGGCGGGCCGCCCAGCGCCTCCTTCGCCCGGATCACCTCCACCACCTCCTCGGGGCTGTGCACCGTCCAGTCGACGGGTTCGCCGGAGCTGCTCAGGTAGAAGCCGGGGAAGTGCCCGGTGCCGTAGCCGACGATGGAGACGCCGAGGGTCTCCAGCCGCTGGAGGGTCGCCGGGACGTCGAGGATCGACTTGACCCCCGCGCAGACCACGGTGATCCCGGTGCGGGCGAGCAGCCGCAGATCGGCCGACTCGTCCTGGTTCTCGGCCCACTCCCGGTGTACGCCGCCGAGACCGCCCGTCGCGAAGACGCCGAGGCCCGCCCGCGCTGCCAGGAACGCCGTCGCGGACACCGTCGTCGCCCCGCTCGCCCCGGCGGCGAGCGCCGGTGCGAGATCACGGTGCCCCAGCTTGCGTACCGCCGGATCCTCGGCGATCCGCTCCAACTGGTCCTCTCCCAGCCCGACATGGGCCCGCCCGTCCAGGACGGCGACGGTGGCCGGGACGGCGCCGGCGGACCGGACGAGCCCCTCCAGCTCCCGAGCCACGGACAGATTGCGGGGGCGCGGCAGCCCGTGCGCGATGATCGTCGACTCCAGTGCCACGACGGGCAGACCGGCGTCCAGAGCGGCCCGCACCTCCGCCGAGAGCACGGGTTCGTAGGTGTTCGTCCCAGGGTTCTCGCGCGGAGCGGGACGCTGGTCCGGTGGGTTCTGAGGCATGCCCCCATCCCTGTCGCGGCCGGGAGGGGTGCAAACCACGGACGGACCTCCTGGGGCGGGTCCTGGCCGCGGGGTGGCCGGAAGCGGTCGCTAAGGTGACCGGCCATGACGACACATGACCAGGTCCCCGCCTCCTTCGCCGTGCACATCCCGGACGCCGAACTCATACCGGAACCTCTCGATCCGGCGCAGATCGTCTCGGGCGATCCCGTGGTGACGGGCAAGGTGCTGTGGGAATCGGCCGACGGCAAGCAGCTCCGGGGGATCTGGCAGATCACCCCCGGCGTGGTCACCGACACCGAGGCGAACGAGCTGTTCGTGGTCGTCGGCGGACGGGCGACGGTCGAGGTCGAGGGCGGGGCGACCCTGGAGATCGGCCAGGGGGACGCCTGCGTCCTGCGCGAGGGCGACCGGACGACCTGGACGGTTCACGAGACGCTCCGCAAGGCGTACCACATCAGCCTCTGAGAGCTGTGGCCGATAACTACGGTCGCGCCGGCGGCGGTTGCGGTAGTGCTGGCGGTGGCGGTAGTAGTGGCTGCGGTGGCTGTGGCCGGCGGTCCGGGGGTGTGTCAGCCGCTGACCGCTCCCGGCCGCCGCAGACTCCGGCGCAGGGCGAGCGCGGCGACCGGCAGCAGCAGCGCGGCGCCGATCGCGTTGAGGGGGCCGTATCCCCACTGGGCGACGATCACCCCGGCCGCCGCCCCGCCCACCGCCGCCGCGGCGTTCATGGTCAGGTCCGACAGCCCCTGCACCGCGGCCTGGGCCGACTGCGGCACGGCGTCGGTGAGCAGCGCCGAACCGGCGATCATCCCCGCCGACCAGCCGAGGCCCAGCAGGAACAGGCCCGCGGCGGTCTGCCCGTGCCGGGGCCCGGCCGTGCCCGCCAGCAGCGCGGCGCAGCTCAGCAGTCCGACGGCCAGGCCGATCACGGCCGGCCGGCCGAACCGGTCGGCCAGCCACCCCATCACCGGGGAGAACGCGTACATGCCCGCGATGTGCCCGCTGATCACGAGCCCGATCAGCTGGAGACCGGCGCCGTGCCGGCCCAGATCGACCGGGGTCATGACCATGATCGACACCATGGCGGTGTGCGACACGGTGACCGTCAGCAGGGCGAGCCGCGCCATCGGCGACTCCCGGACGGCCTCGATCCCGGCGCGCAGCGAGCGCTTCGGCGGCCCCGTCGGGCCCTCCGGAGCCAGGGCACGGGCGGTGAGGAGCGGATCGGGGCGCAGCGCCAGCGCCACGACCGCTCCGGCCAGCAGGAACACGACGGCCGAGCACAGATACGGCCCGGCGGACTCGGGCACCGGCGTACCGCGGAACAGCCGGCTCGCCGGGGCCGAGATGTTGGGGCCCACGACCGAGCCGATCGTGGTGGCCCAGACGACGACGGAGATCGCCCGCCCCCGCCGCTCCGGCCCCACCAGGTCGGCCGCCGCGAACCGGGCCTGGAGACCGGCCAGGGATCCCGCGCCGAACGCGGCCATGCCGAGCAGCAGCAGCGGGAAGCTGGCCAGCGTCGTGGCGAGGACCACCAGGCCGCCGCCCAGCGCACCGATCAGATAGGCGAGCGCCAGGCCGGACCTGCGGCCCCGGGCGTTCATCAGGGCGGCCAGCGGCAGCGACAGCAGCGCCGTGCCGACGACGGACGCGGTCGGCGCCAGTCCGGACAGCGCCTCCGAACCGCTCACCTCGGCGGCCAGTATCGGGGCCAGGGCGATGCCGACGGCCACGCCGAGGCCGCCGAGTATCTGGCTGACGATGAGCACGGCCGACGTCCGGCGCTGGAGAGCCGGTATACCGGCGGCCGTTACCTGGGGGAGGGAGAGAGGTCGCGTCACCGGCGCAGTGTGTCACCGCTCGGGCGCCGTCATGCACCCGGACGGGTGAACGGACCCTGACGGTGATCGACCGGATGTTCCCCGGCGGGGCGTGCGGCCATCCGGTGGCACAGCGGCCCTCCGCATGCTCTCCCGAGCAGCGATTGCCGCGGACTCCAGAACACAGTGCCCCACCGACTCCGAAACACAGCGCCCCACCGACTCCGGAGTACAGAGCCTCTCCGACTCGGAACAGTGGCTCGCTCGCCGCGGCCCTAGAACAGCGGTTGCGGCAGGACCCCCTCCAGCGCCAGCAGCCGCCGCTTGGTCTCCAGACCGCCGCCGAACCCGCCCAGGCCTCCGTCGCTCTCCACCACCCGGTGGCACGGCACCACCACCGGCAGCGGGTTGGCCCCCATGGCCGCGCCCACCGCCTGCGCCCCCTCCGGCCGGCCGACCCGCGCGGCCAGCTCCCCGTACCCGACGACCGTCCCGTAGGGCACCCCGGAGGCCAGCTCGCGGAGCACCTCACGGTGGAAGCCGGAGGTGAGCGACCAGTCCAGATCGAGGTCAAAATCCTGCCGCTCGCCCGCGAAATACGCCGCGAGCGCGCGTACGGGCCCGGCGAGCCGCGCGGAGCCGGGCGCCTCCACCGGCTCCGCGCCGAACCGGGTCCGCAACCGGTCGAGGACCCCGTCCCGCACGGCGGGGCGGGCGTGGAAGGACACACTCACCAGTCCGGACCCGGTCGCGGCGAGCAGCAGCGGGCCGATGTCGCTGT from Streptomyces sp. CA-278952 carries:
- a CDS encoding SWIM zinc finger family protein produces the protein MSPRPTTGPAARRSAPRARPGPDDLRRTFEAVPARTSAEGEPFAGSWWGRAWVDAVESLSMDEARLARGRAYADDGKVAAITVTPGRVVAYVHGSRARPYRAELRLRTFTDPGWETLLDAVAAHPGHLSALLAKEMPHSLAHTAEEAGVRLLPAADDLDPSCTCPDHGRPCKHVAALCFQTALLLDSDPFVLLLMRGRGERELLDELGRRNAEHSARERPAAPAVPSVGAREAFAARFLPPLPAPLPVPPHPGQPPSYPDLPGARDPLGLDHLATDAAARAHALLTTGRDPLAGLTPWQDAVRLAAARPTAGLTATTRALYRELAYATGRTTTDLARAVAAWRQGGAEGLAVLETPWDPPAGPFDRARPALAAADFPRFAPWRNHLTHPDGSLQLRFGHDHRWYGYESDPGADDWWPRAAPDPDPVAALEALLAGDSVPDASGTDDPSYVR
- a CDS encoding DUF7873 family protein produces the protein MAKLNQIIAVEKGVKSKAHQDLTAAHHGLQKTGLLAGISRTYQPKDEEGEQLPPESTLVQVKAEDVLRDTAVTLTRLFDVTATKDWANCSARADVSVDGRVLVSEVPVSYLLFLEKQLTDLNTFVRKLPVLDAAEAWVQDPSTDSWKTEPVRTVRTKKVPRNHVKAEATEKHPAQVEVYYEDIPIGYWTTVKFSGALPARRVNELLDRIEKLQQAVKFAREEANGADVTDQRVGDAVFGYLFG
- a CDS encoding AAA family ATPase, giving the protein MQDVRGADVQGAGDVQGSGDAQSTAARLRAICDEVSDRFYERADVVRTLVVALLAGQHSLVLGPPGTAKSEIARELTGRVEGAAYWEILLSKFTAPTRMFGPVDVAALASGEYRQVYEGRATTAHVAFIDEIFKCSTAALNETLGYLNERIYHPESGGEPIRCPLIGAITASNELPTGEDTAAIYDRLLVRIEVGYLADPSNFAALVRSAVSRPAAPVRTTVGLTALQHAVTGSVPAVDVPDAIVDAVCALRAALRRKELVASDRRWRQAVRLLQASAYLDGRPAVAETDLTVLTHVLWDSPAQRPTVEREVLHLVNPDAKEALDLADALDELEAQLDAMAGQSREALSDWVIKKAHNKLATAGKRLEKLRAEAAGAGRSTAAIDRVTGRQRAVRARVLTEALGMDASMVQDRL
- a CDS encoding VWA domain-containing protein produces the protein MFLAAYKAGLRLRERTEMAPSRLVNHQIVTALVESPDFTALRRETVGDPYAAAMAVLAQSGALRRMLERAQDAQGRAERAAKALQDADSAATAVAEALQRAAEEADEDGGVPASTADAVHRAIEAAEATGTAARVAARAAEQGAAAVPGLRTAAHHAAAKAAEAAREEAVLMRAWGVGPGELERMPYARRARLAERLRAGRLARWAELIGRFRQMADGERARKVESTAGELVGVTLGDDLSRLIPSELANLGLPELRAVFAARYAAGELMLYDSRGEQPTGRGAVIACVDTSHSMYAAGPGGVTREAWSKACALALLDQARHAGRDFVGILFSAEDRIQVFRFPAGRPAGIERVLDFAETFLGGGTSYQTPLTAARELLEEEFDDAATTRGDIVMITDDECGVTEEWMRGWNDARRVLGFRVFGLAVGAPGAAEAGSVLDALCDNLRSIEDLTDVHAAADLFRLI
- a CDS encoding pyridoxal phosphate-dependent aminotransferase; translation: MEFRQSSKLNEVCYEIRGPVIEHANALEEAGHSVLRLNTGNPALFGFEAPEEIVQDMIRMLPQAHGYTDSRGILSARRAVVQRYQAMGLTEVGVDDVFLGNGVSELISMAVQALLEDGDEVLIPAPDFPLWTAVTTLAGGKAVHYVCDEESDWNPDLADMAAKITDRTRAVVIINPNNPTGAVYPREILEGILDLARRHGLMVFADEIYDQILYDGAEHHSAAVLAPDLVCLTFSGLSKTYRVAGFRSGWMVVSGPRQHARNYLEGLTMLASMRLCPNAPAQYAIQAALGGRQSIRELVAPGGRLHEQRDRAWERLNEIPGVSCVKPKGALYAFPRIDPKVHRIVDDEKFVLDLLLREKIQVVQGTGFSWPRPDHFRILTLPYADDLDAAISRIGRFLSGYRQ
- a CDS encoding winged helix-turn-helix transcriptional regulator, which encodes MPRQQQPAARPVRRRSYDQFDATARALDSVGDRWTLLIVRELLGGPRRYTDLHADLPGVSTDVLASRLKDMEQTGLALRRKLPPPSAATVYELTARGHGLLPVLAALAGWGAPALAERRPTDAVRAHWFALPLLGALAGLTRAGVLEVRLEEGQFHLRLGGGAGGALTAAEEVPAVYGYGPADRPDARIVLDAEVCLELARGGATLAEAVKDGRVEVIGEGSLAAELRGA
- a CDS encoding uridine kinase, producing MRLEAITWERLAGELARYADGLSAADGGPWLALGIDGAPAARTGESAERLARELRLLGRAVLVISTEGFLRPASLRFEYGKRDPDAYADSWYDTGALWREVFGPLEAGGSGRVLPDLWDPVTDRATRSPYHSLPEGGVVVVHGPFLLGHWFPFALSVHLRLSPGALRRRTAEPERWTLPAFARYEDEVAPSDRADVVVRADDPSRPAWSGLPGSG
- a CDS encoding carbohydrate kinase family protein; translated protein: MNRPAAGDGLLVVGDVVTDVVARYGSALAHGTDTAARIRTLPGGAGANVACWAVRSGCTDVRLLARAGAESADWHRKELERAGVRAFLAVDDAFPTATVIALVDAAAERTFLTDGGAVLRLTVEDFAPTMLDGVGRLHLSGYLLFAAVSRAAALLALRTAVERGVPVSVDPASAGFLGELGPERFLEFAEGAELLLPNADEARLLTGLPGPEAAAAELSRWFPRVVVTLGARGAVVAAGGEVVGRVPAPPVREPVDSTGAGDAFTGGFLAALLAGADDLAAAAEGCRAGAAAVATVGGRPPVP